The Terriglobia bacterium genome has a window encoding:
- a CDS encoding protein kinase: MPIRRGDTLSHYRLIEKIGEGGMGVVWKALDTTLGRNVALKVLPESVTCDADRVARFEREARTLAALNHPNIVTIHSVEESESARFLTMELVEGEPLSGLVHVGGLPLEKIFSIGIPLAGALAAAHEKGIVHRDLKPGNIMVTEGGEIKVLDFGLAKLKPAAAVAEAEPPTETMTAAGQLVGTFPYMSPEQVQGKSVDHRSDIFSLGIILHEMATGTRPFQGKTRAELMSSILRDIPAPVKEARVELPDFLGKIIRRCLEKDPGRRYQSALDVRYELEDLKKELEAAQAVKARPSAAPSIAKGFRRWWIAAAAVLGAVLMALLAFYTFGPPRERFIGRPARQIRSLAVLPFRNMMGDEAQEYFVEGVHEALITELAKTGLTVISRTSVMRYQKTDKQVPEIARELNVDAVIEGSVLRIGSDVRVTAQLINGSTDEHLWADSYDRELANTMAMLAEVTRAIAGQIKLSLTPEQQARLSGARPVDPKAQDAYLRGRYYLNRASAEGTQRALEFFQAAIDIDPSYAPAYAGTAMACAIAGVAGSGLSDPARVGKFRAAADKAVELDPKLAEGHAVRGLVKLYFDWEWSKAKEELKLALELNPADALVYHPYADCFLVEGHAEESLALVEKGAKLDPQSPLVVGPVAGHLGFLRRFDDQMVEARRFQKMFPDSIFGINFLRYALWHKGLYDEAMAQYRLSWKEDREMLNALNQGYARAGPRGAMRGIAETLAARSKQGYGHLIEIAQYYARAGEADAAFQWLERAYRERAPFLAHLQADPDFDPLRSDPRFDSLLRRMNFPK, from the coding sequence ATGCCGATCCGAAGGGGTGACACGCTTTCCCATTACCGGCTGATCGAGAAGATCGGCGAAGGTGGTATGGGAGTCGTCTGGAAGGCCCTAGATACGACCCTTGGCCGCAACGTCGCACTCAAAGTCCTACCCGAGTCCGTCACCTGTGATGCGGATCGGGTGGCACGGTTCGAACGGGAAGCCAGAACGCTGGCGGCGCTCAACCACCCCAACATCGTTACGATCCACTCGGTGGAAGAGTCGGAGAGCGCACGCTTCCTTACGATGGAGTTGGTCGAAGGTGAACCTCTCTCCGGGCTGGTTCATGTCGGCGGGCTCCCGCTCGAGAAGATCTTCAGCATAGGGATCCCGTTGGCCGGCGCTCTCGCTGCCGCACACGAGAAGGGCATCGTCCACAGGGATCTGAAGCCCGGCAACATCATGGTGACCGAAGGCGGCGAGATAAAAGTCCTGGACTTCGGCCTCGCCAAGCTCAAGCCGGCAGCCGCGGTGGCGGAAGCTGAGCCGCCGACAGAGACGATGACTGCGGCCGGCCAGCTGGTAGGCACATTCCCATACATGTCTCCGGAGCAGGTACAGGGCAAGTCCGTCGATCATCGATCGGATATCTTCTCGCTTGGCATTATTCTCCATGAAATGGCCACCGGCACGCGTCCGTTTCAAGGCAAGACGCGCGCCGAGTTGATGTCGAGCATTCTGAGAGACATACCGGCGCCGGTAAAGGAAGCACGCGTGGAATTGCCTGATTTTCTCGGGAAGATCATCCGCCGCTGTCTCGAGAAGGATCCTGGCCGCCGCTACCAATCCGCCCTCGACGTACGCTACGAGCTCGAAGATCTGAAGAAGGAGCTCGAGGCTGCGCAGGCAGTCAAGGCGCGCCCCTCTGCTGCTCCATCCATCGCGAAGGGTTTCCGTCGCTGGTGGATTGCCGCGGCTGCCGTCCTGGGAGCCGTCTTGATGGCCCTTCTAGCTTTCTACACCTTCGGCCCGCCCCGCGAGCGGTTCATAGGCAGGCCGGCCCGGCAGATTCGCTCACTCGCTGTGTTGCCGTTTCGCAACATGATGGGCGACGAAGCGCAGGAGTACTTCGTCGAAGGAGTCCACGAGGCCCTCATCACCGAGCTGGCCAAAACCGGGCTTACGGTGATATCGCGCACCTCGGTGATGCGCTACCAGAAAACCGACAAGCAGGTGCCGGAGATCGCGCGCGAGCTCAACGTGGATGCGGTCATCGAAGGCTCGGTGCTTCGAATCGGCAGCGATGTCCGCGTGACCGCTCAGCTCATCAATGGATCGACGGATGAGCATCTGTGGGCTGATTCTTATGACCGCGAACTTGCCAACACGATGGCCATGCTCGCGGAGGTGACGCGCGCCATAGCGGGCCAGATCAAGCTCAGCCTGACACCCGAGCAGCAGGCTCGGCTGTCGGGTGCACGGCCGGTCGACCCGAAAGCCCAGGACGCCTACCTTCGAGGCCGGTATTACCTCAACAGAGCCAGCGCTGAGGGCACTCAAAGAGCCCTGGAGTTCTTCCAGGCGGCCATCGACATCGATCCTTCGTATGCGCCCGCTTACGCAGGGACGGCTATGGCCTGTGCCATAGCAGGCGTGGCGGGCAGTGGGCTCAGCGACCCTGCACGGGTCGGGAAGTTTCGGGCAGCTGCGGATAAGGCGGTCGAGCTGGATCCGAAGCTGGCCGAAGGGCACGCAGTGCGTGGGCTGGTCAAACTCTACTTCGACTGGGAGTGGTCGAAAGCCAAGGAAGAGCTCAAACTGGCCCTCGAACTCAATCCGGCAGACGCGCTCGTCTATCACCCATATGCCGACTGCTTTCTGGTGGAGGGACACGCGGAAGAATCGCTAGCGCTTGTCGAAAAGGGCGCCAAACTCGATCCCCAATCGCCGCTTGTTGTGGGTCCCGTAGCCGGACACCTCGGTTTCCTGCGCCGATTCGATGACCAGATGGTAGAAGCCCGCAGGTTTCAGAAAATGTTTCCAGACTCTATATTCGGCATTAATTTTTTGAGATATGCACTCTGGCACAAAGGCCTGTACGACGAGGCGATGGCACAGTATCGGCTTTCCTGGAAAGAAGATCGTGAGATGTTAAATGCCCTGAATCAGGGTTATGCGAGAGCCGGCCCGCGGGGAGCGATGCGGGGTATAGCCGAAACGTTGGCTGCGCGCTCCAAGCAGGGTTACGGTCATCTGATCGAGATCGCGCAATATTACGCTCGGGCGGGTGAGGCAGACGCGGCATTTCAGTGGCTGGAGCGCGCCTATCGTGAACGCGCCCCCTTCCTCGCCCACCTCCAGGCAGATCCCGATTTCGATCCGTTGCGCTCCGACCCCAGGTTTGACAGCCTCCTGCGGCGTATGAACTTCCCGAAGTGA
- a CDS encoding PadR family transcriptional regulator has translation MYQNDEIDNKITQLRKGILELAILTALYLRTHYGYSLVRDLTAAGALDLKEGTIYPILSRLAKEGLVRTEWVESNQGPPRKYYALTDAGRAMCEALNREFRRLVGLVDAAGQDIAAAPEAQATKKIIIGNPDHE, from the coding sequence ATGTACCAGAACGATGAGATCGACAACAAGATTACGCAACTGCGCAAGGGGATACTGGAGCTGGCGATCCTTACCGCCCTGTATCTAAGAACGCACTATGGGTATTCGCTTGTGCGGGATCTGACCGCCGCCGGAGCCCTTGACCTGAAAGAAGGGACCATTTATCCCATCCTGTCGCGCCTGGCCAAGGAAGGGCTGGTGCGCACCGAATGGGTGGAATCCAACCAGGGGCCACCGCGGAAGTATTATGCCCTGACCGACGCCGGCCGAGCCATGTGCGAGGCTCTGAACCGGGAATTCCGCCGACTTGTGGGATTGGTGGATGCCGCCGGGCAGGATATCGCAGCGGCTCCGGAAGCGCAGGCAACGAAAAAAATCATCATTGGGAACCCAGACCATGAATAG